The following are from one region of the Paenalkalicoccus suaedae genome:
- a CDS encoding argininosuccinate synthase codes for MSKGKVVLAYSGGLDTSVSIKWLQEQYGYEVIALGLEIGEGKDLEALKNKALEVGAEKAVIIDAKELLAEEYLLPALQANCLYEGKYPLSSALSRPLISKLLVEVAEQEGAVAVAHGCTGKGNDQVRFEVSIQALNPDLEVIAPVREWGMNREQEIEYAKEKNIPIPVNLEKPYSIDANIWGRACEAGVLEDTWAEAPEEAFEWTANIAHTPDEPEYVEISFENGKPTALNGEAMSFVEIIKSLNKTAGKHGVGRIDHIENRLVGIKAREVYENPGALVLINAHKELEFLTLTKEVTQFKTQVEQQMTQLIYDGLWYSPLKSSLEAFVSDTQKQVNGKIKVKLWKGTQMVVARHSDNSLYNEELATYSKHDAFDHNAAVGFIKLWGLTTKTYAQVNNKKSVTVTK; via the coding sequence ATGAGTAAAGGTAAAGTTGTTCTAGCATATTCTGGCGGACTTGATACGTCCGTATCAATTAAATGGTTACAAGAGCAGTATGGATATGAAGTTATTGCACTAGGTCTTGAAATTGGCGAAGGAAAGGATCTAGAGGCACTTAAAAATAAAGCACTCGAGGTTGGAGCGGAGAAAGCCGTTATTATCGACGCGAAGGAGCTATTAGCAGAAGAGTATCTGTTACCAGCTCTGCAGGCTAACTGCTTATATGAAGGGAAGTATCCACTATCATCTGCACTATCACGCCCACTTATTTCTAAACTATTAGTGGAAGTAGCAGAGCAAGAAGGAGCAGTTGCAGTCGCACACGGTTGTACGGGTAAAGGAAATGACCAAGTGCGTTTCGAGGTTTCTATCCAGGCGTTAAATCCGGATCTTGAGGTTATTGCTCCAGTAAGAGAGTGGGGCATGAACCGTGAGCAGGAGATTGAATATGCAAAAGAGAAGAATATTCCGATCCCCGTTAATCTAGAGAAGCCTTATTCGATTGATGCAAATATTTGGGGTAGAGCGTGTGAAGCTGGTGTCTTAGAGGACACGTGGGCGGAAGCGCCAGAGGAAGCATTTGAGTGGACTGCGAATATCGCGCATACGCCAGATGAGCCAGAATACGTAGAGATTTCGTTTGAAAATGGAAAGCCAACAGCGTTAAACGGAGAAGCGATGTCGTTTGTCGAGATCATTAAATCTCTTAATAAGACAGCTGGAAAGCACGGTGTTGGACGAATTGACCACATTGAGAACAGACTTGTAGGAATCAAAGCGCGTGAAGTGTATGAAAATCCGGGAGCGCTCGTATTAATTAACGCGCACAAAGAGCTGGAATTCTTAACATTAACAAAGGAAGTAACGCAATTCAAAACGCAGGTGGAGCAGCAAATGACGCAGCTTATCTATGATGGACTTTGGTACTCTCCACTTAAATCTTCTTTAGAAGCATTCGTTAGTGACACGCAAAAGCAAGTTAATGGTAAGATTAAAGTGAAGCTTTGGAAGGGTACGCAAATGGTTGTTGCGAGACACTCGGACAATAGCCTGTACAACGAAGAGCTTGCAACGTATTCAAAACATGATGCATTTGATCATAATGCAGCAGTTGGATTTATTAAGCTATGGGGCTTAACAACAAAAACGTATGCGCAGGTAAATAACAAGAAGTCTGTTACGGTTACGAAATAA
- a CDS encoding RHS repeat domain-containing protein, producing MLNDAGIEPKGASFISAPLEPIRAGKTYTASSVVSGKELGDATAFIAIELYSSTGAKLGREEIQRPINKLDYWTPLYVQMSEQRAKQIHASATHMRVVVGSKGRFTGTMLVDNVRLDDQISRDSYAYDAKGNYLIEETDGLGRKVTYTNDARGNITRINFSKSGVFTNYVYDELDRVTSVSDHRLRFDLSHDANGNISQIQYRPSASSSVFSSVSQHHDELDRLTRTVDQLGAETRFAYEPNGTLKQVTYPTGGQIHYAYNAFDELTRVSYGGTDTLTWDYEYDKSGNQTKATQNGSLVTTYTYDSLDRVTKEEYPAVNGTRNTLTYTYNEDGDVETYTHSRVGQVRFAHDASGKSNSAEGPQGQRMDYMYDESGGIKKAFLKLNAESFSTYYDYNPVGQPSRIRQENKHGDLVSDEQLTFDENGHITEVRSLSGARVTYEYDNDYQLRKETHRNAAGAITLDQSYEYDFLGNRLSKTVGAARTTYTYDKANHLHHQGSLTYTHDHVGNTTSRGDTNFVYNTDRELTEVKRAGATIATYDYNHHGMRTKKVAGSRTEHYYYTGKDLAYITDAQNRIRSSFVRDALGQLMTYTDHTGASPKTYLYVLNHRGDVLGLRDEDGIMVVTYTYDAYGNIISQSGTGLTGDGRLLREANPFRYASYVYDEETSLYYVQTRYYDADTGRFLTRDIVADTNLYIYADNNPVNFVDPDGRVPIPLIIFLAKAGFKAYTAYSTYKAIKNDPSMKNILLSLMPGGKITRMGGKKILAFAKGTKSVGIIGKSYGKNGRFGTVVKNPKIKISSFSGHAVNQAITRGVKTKEIQSTVNKPIAVLSQWGGKKFAYVSKKAVVVMDNKGRIITIWGKKQFDDVVKQVIKDSRR from the coding sequence GTGCTAAATGATGCTGGTATAGAACCAAAGGGAGCTTCCTTTATCTCTGCCCCACTTGAGCCAATTCGTGCAGGAAAAACATACACAGCAAGTAGTGTTGTCAGTGGAAAAGAGTTAGGGGACGCAACGGCATTTATTGCGATTGAGTTATATTCCTCTACAGGAGCCAAATTAGGTCGGGAGGAAATACAGCGACCCATTAATAAATTAGATTATTGGACACCGCTTTATGTGCAGATGAGCGAGCAACGTGCGAAGCAAATTCACGCGTCTGCGACACATATGCGCGTTGTTGTAGGGTCAAAGGGTCGATTTACGGGTACCATGCTCGTCGATAACGTGCGGTTAGATGATCAGATTAGCCGAGACAGCTATGCGTATGATGCAAAAGGCAATTATCTCATCGAAGAAACCGACGGGTTAGGCAGAAAAGTCACCTATACGAATGATGCGCGAGGAAATATCACGCGTATTAATTTCTCTAAGAGTGGCGTTTTCACGAATTACGTCTATGATGAACTAGACCGTGTCACGTCTGTATCGGATCATCGCTTACGATTTGATCTTTCTCATGATGCGAATGGAAACATTTCGCAGATTCAGTACCGACCATCCGCATCCTCTAGTGTGTTTAGTTCCGTTTCTCAACACCATGATGAACTAGACCGCCTGACGAGAACGGTCGATCAACTAGGCGCAGAGACACGATTTGCCTACGAGCCAAATGGTACGTTGAAGCAGGTCACGTATCCAACTGGCGGACAGATTCACTATGCGTATAATGCGTTTGACGAACTAACGCGCGTCAGCTATGGGGGAACGGACACGCTTACGTGGGACTATGAGTATGATAAGAGTGGAAATCAAACGAAAGCGACGCAAAATGGATCGCTTGTGACAACCTATACCTATGATTCTTTAGACCGAGTCACAAAAGAAGAGTATCCCGCTGTCAATGGCACACGAAATACGTTAACCTATACGTATAACGAAGATGGCGATGTGGAGACGTATACGCACTCGAGAGTGGGACAAGTCCGCTTCGCTCACGATGCTTCTGGGAAATCGAACAGTGCCGAGGGTCCACAAGGACAACGCATGGACTACATGTACGATGAGTCTGGCGGCATCAAAAAAGCATTTTTAAAACTAAACGCAGAGTCGTTTAGTACGTACTATGACTATAACCCGGTTGGCCAGCCGTCTCGGATTCGTCAAGAAAATAAGCATGGCGACCTCGTGTCGGATGAGCAGCTCACGTTCGATGAGAATGGGCATATTACCGAGGTACGCTCGTTATCAGGAGCACGCGTCACGTACGAATACGATAACGACTATCAGCTTCGTAAAGAGACGCATCGCAACGCCGCTGGCGCCATCACGCTCGACCAGTCCTATGAGTACGATTTCTTAGGCAACCGTCTATCGAAGACCGTTGGCGCAGCTCGCACAACGTACACGTACGACAAAGCGAATCACCTGCATCATCAAGGATCCCTCACGTACACGCACGATCACGTTGGAAACACGACGTCACGTGGGGATACGAACTTTGTCTATAACACGGACCGAGAGCTGACGGAAGTGAAGCGCGCAGGTGCAACCATTGCCACGTATGACTATAACCATCACGGCATGCGCACGAAGAAAGTAGCCGGTTCTCGCACCGAGCACTATTACTACACAGGAAAAGATCTAGCCTACATCACGGATGCCCAAAACCGCATCCGCTCAAGCTTTGTCCGAGATGCTCTTGGTCAATTGATGACGTACACGGATCATACCGGAGCTTCGCCAAAAACATATCTGTATGTACTGAACCATCGTGGCGATGTGCTTGGTCTTCGTGACGAGGATGGAATCATGGTTGTCACGTATACGTACGATGCGTACGGAAACATTATCAGTCAATCCGGAACCGGCCTAACTGGTGATGGGCGTCTCTTACGAGAAGCAAATCCATTCCGTTATGCAAGCTACGTGTATGATGAAGAAACAAGTTTGTACTACGTGCAGACTCGTTACTACGATGCGGATACCGGACGATTCTTAACGCGCGATATTGTGGCAGATACAAACCTGTACATTTATGCGGACAACAATCCGGTTAACTTTGTGGATCCAGATGGTCGCGTGCCGATTCCGTTGATTATCTTCTTAGCAAAAGCAGGATTTAAAGCTTATACGGCTTACTCTACCTATAAGGCGATTAAGAATGATCCGAGTATGAAGAATATCCTCTTAAGCCTCATGCCTGGTGGGAAGATCACTCGAATGGGTGGGAAGAAGATACTGGCCTTTGCAAAGGGTACAAAGAGTGTAGGTATTATAGGAAAGTCTTATGGGAAAAACGGAAGATTTGGAACTGTTGTCAAGAATCCTAAAATAAAAATTTCTAGTTTTTCTGGACATGCAGTTAATCAAGCTATCACTAGAGGAGTTAAAACTAAAGAAATTCAAAGCACTGTTAATAAGCCAATTGCTGTATTATCTCAATGGGGCGGAAAGAAGTTTGCATATGTTTCTAAAAAGGCAGTTGTTGTAATGGACAATAAAGGAAGAATCATAACTATTTGGGGAAAGAAACAATTTGACGACGTTGTGAAGCAAGTTATAAAAGACTCTAGGAGGTGA
- a CDS encoding branched-chain amino acid aminotransferase, whose amino-acid sequence MEATLAITEAVTKKPKPDPNSLQFGKTFTDHMFTMEYKADEGWTNPQIKPYAPIEIDPAAMVFHYSQTVFEGLKAYRTKDGVVRLFRPEENFKRLNRSNKRLSIPPIDEKSAIEHLKQLVALEKDWIPTEEGTSLYIRPFVIATEPSLQVAPAKSYQLFIILSPVGSYYPTGIQPVSIMVEEDTTRAVRGGTGSAKTGGNYSAGYNAQAKATANGHAQVLWLDGMEKKYIEEVGSMNVFFKINGEIVTPELSDSILEGITRKSVIELLKSWKVPVSERRVTMQEVKDAYDNGTLEEAFGSGTAAVISPIGELTWRDTTMTINGGETGDVTTSLYKTITNIQTGKERDPFGWTLKL is encoded by the coding sequence ATGGAAGCAACATTGGCAATTACAGAAGCGGTGACGAAAAAACCGAAGCCGGATCCGAATTCCCTTCAATTCGGCAAAACATTTACAGATCATATGTTTACAATGGAGTACAAAGCAGACGAAGGGTGGACAAATCCACAAATCAAACCTTATGCTCCTATTGAGATTGATCCTGCAGCTATGGTTTTTCACTATAGCCAAACGGTATTTGAAGGATTAAAAGCCTATCGAACGAAGGATGGCGTTGTCCGACTTTTCCGTCCTGAAGAAAACTTTAAGCGATTGAACCGCTCCAATAAACGATTGAGCATTCCGCCAATCGATGAAAAAAGCGCGATTGAGCACTTAAAGCAATTAGTAGCTTTGGAGAAAGACTGGATCCCTACAGAAGAAGGTACGTCCTTATATATTCGTCCTTTCGTAATCGCAACAGAGCCTAGCTTGCAGGTTGCACCTGCTAAAAGCTATCAGCTATTCATCATCCTATCTCCAGTAGGGTCTTATTATCCTACTGGCATTCAGCCAGTAAGCATTATGGTCGAGGAGGATACAACTCGGGCAGTTCGTGGCGGTACTGGAAGTGCCAAAACGGGAGGCAACTACTCAGCGGGGTACAATGCACAGGCAAAAGCTACTGCAAACGGCCACGCACAAGTACTTTGGCTTGATGGGATGGAAAAGAAGTATATCGAAGAAGTCGGTAGTATGAACGTCTTCTTTAAAATAAACGGCGAGATCGTTACACCAGAGTTAAGCGATAGTATCCTTGAGGGTATCACTCGTAAATCTGTTATTGAGCTACTAAAGAGCTGGAAGGTGCCAGTATCAGAACGCCGTGTCACGATGCAGGAAGTAAAAGATGCATATGACAACGGAACGCTTGAAGAAGCGTTTGGTTCAGGAACAGCCGCAGTAATCTCTCCAATTGGAGAACTAACATGGCGCGATACGACGATGACAATCAATGGTGGGGAAACAGGTGATGTGACAACATCTCTGTATAAAACAATCACAAACATTCAAACAGGCAAAGAGCGCGATCCATTTGGATGGACGCTTAAGCTGTAG
- the argF gene encoding ornithine carbamoyltransferase: MRHFLTINDLSKEELHELLEDAITMKQEVKDGIPHPHLAGQTLGMIFEKSSTRTRVSFEVGMYQLGGHALFLSANDIQLGRGETVADTAKVMSRYVDGMMIRTFGHAKIEEFAANATVPIINGLTNEHHPTQVLADLMTIKEHKGELKGLKVAFIGDGNNNMTHSLIQGAVNADMSIIVASPKGYEPDQDIVDEAATEGSVSFTYDPKEAVKDADIIITDVWASMGDEAEIETRLQTFKDYQVNSDLVDYAQRDYLFLHCLPAHRGEEVTADIIDGPHSVVFDEAENRLHAQKALLKKLLKK, encoded by the coding sequence ATGAGACATTTTTTAACGATCAATGATTTGTCGAAAGAAGAATTGCACGAGCTACTTGAAGATGCCATCACGATGAAGCAGGAAGTGAAGGATGGGATTCCCCATCCTCACTTAGCTGGTCAGACGCTCGGAATGATTTTTGAAAAATCATCGACTAGAACGCGTGTATCGTTTGAGGTAGGCATGTATCAGTTAGGAGGCCACGCGCTATTTTTGAGCGCGAATGATATTCAGCTTGGTCGCGGTGAAACCGTAGCCGATACGGCGAAGGTGATGTCTCGCTATGTAGATGGGATGATGATTCGAACGTTTGGTCACGCCAAGATCGAGGAGTTTGCGGCGAATGCGACAGTGCCGATCATCAATGGGTTAACGAATGAGCATCACCCAACGCAAGTGTTAGCGGACTTAATGACAATTAAAGAGCATAAAGGAGAGCTTAAGGGGCTGAAGGTTGCGTTTATTGGGGACGGCAATAACAATATGACGCACTCCTTGATTCAAGGCGCGGTGAACGCAGACATGAGCATCATCGTAGCATCTCCAAAGGGCTATGAGCCAGATCAAGACATTGTAGACGAAGCTGCAACTGAAGGAAGCGTTTCCTTTACGTACGATCCGAAAGAAGCGGTGAAAGACGCAGATATTATCATCACAGACGTATGGGCTAGCATGGGTGATGAGGCAGAGATCGAAACGAGACTACAAACATTTAAGGATTATCAAGTAAATAGTGATTTGGTTGATTATGCACAGAGGGATTATTTATTCCTTCATTGTTTACCGGCGCATCGTGGGGAAGAAGTAACAGCCGATATTATCGACGGTCCACATTCCGTCGTATTTGATGAAGCAGAGAACCGATTACACGCTCAGAAAGCTCTCCTAAAAAAATTATTAAAAAAATAG
- the argH gene encoding argininosuccinate lyase yields the protein MAKLWGGRFTKATNQLVEEETASIGFDQKLMEQDIKGSIAHATMLSKQEIISEEDAEQIINGLHAVKAKISSGDYAYNVQNEDIHMNIEAFLIEEIGPVGGKLHTGRSRNDQVATDMHLYLVEHTHAIIELVEATQTAILNQADKHIDTLIPGYTHLQRAQPVSFAHHLLAYFWMLERDKGRLQDSVKRANLSPLGAGALAGTTFPIDRHFVASELGFDGVYENSMDAVSDRDFIVEFMAASSLMLTHISRLSEELIIWSSQEFQFIELDDSFCTGSSIMPQKKNPDVPELLRAKTGRVLGNLVGLLTVLKGLPLAYNKDMQEDKEGMFDTVETVEASLLMLAPMIDTMQVKTDNMKQAVNEDFSNATDIADYLVTKGLPFREAHEVIGKIVLYAINHKKFLLDLTMEEYKEHHTLFEDDIFDVLKPEQVVANRTSYGGTGQEQVKKQLQIAKSHLS from the coding sequence ATGGCTAAGCTATGGGGTGGAAGATTTACGAAAGCGACGAATCAATTAGTAGAGGAAGAAACAGCATCGATTGGCTTTGACCAAAAGCTAATGGAGCAAGACATTAAAGGAAGCATTGCGCATGCAACGATGCTTAGTAAGCAAGAGATCATTAGCGAAGAGGATGCGGAGCAGATTATTAATGGACTGCATGCAGTAAAAGCGAAGATTTCGTCCGGAGATTATGCGTACAATGTACAAAACGAAGATATTCATATGAATATCGAAGCCTTTTTAATCGAGGAAATTGGTCCAGTTGGTGGCAAGCTACATACAGGGCGTAGTCGAAATGACCAAGTTGCAACTGATATGCATTTATATTTAGTCGAGCATACACACGCGATTATTGAGCTCGTTGAAGCAACGCAAACAGCGATTCTTAACCAGGCAGATAAGCATATCGATACGCTCATTCCAGGCTATACGCACCTGCAGCGCGCTCAACCTGTTTCTTTTGCGCATCATTTACTTGCGTACTTTTGGATGCTTGAGCGTGATAAAGGTCGACTCCAGGATAGCGTAAAGCGCGCGAATCTATCCCCGCTTGGAGCTGGTGCGCTTGCTGGCACGACTTTCCCGATCGATCGTCATTTTGTAGCTTCTGAGCTTGGCTTTGATGGTGTGTACGAAAATAGTATGGACGCTGTAAGTGACCGAGATTTTATCGTGGAGTTTATGGCAGCCTCTTCTTTGATGCTGACACACATATCAAGACTCTCTGAGGAGCTCATTATTTGGAGTAGCCAAGAGTTCCAATTTATCGAGCTTGATGATTCCTTCTGTACGGGATCTAGCATCATGCCTCAGAAGAAGAATCCGGATGTTCCAGAATTGCTGCGAGCGAAGACGGGTCGCGTATTAGGCAACTTAGTCGGACTTTTAACCGTATTGAAAGGGCTACCACTCGCATACAACAAAGATATGCAAGAGGATAAAGAAGGCATGTTTGATACGGTGGAAACAGTAGAAGCATCACTCCTAATGCTTGCGCCAATGATTGATACCATGCAGGTGAAAACAGACAACATGAAGCAGGCAGTAAACGAAGACTTTTCAAACGCAACGGATATTGCGGACTATTTAGTTACAAAAGGACTTCCATTTAGAGAGGCTCATGAAGTCATCGGAAAAATCGTCCTTTATGCCATTAACCATAAGAAATTTTTACTTGATCTGACGATGGAAGAGTACAAAGAGCATCATACCCTGTTTGAAGACGATATTTTTGACGTGTTAAAGCCTGAGCAAGTCGTTGCAAACCGAACGAGCTACGGTGGAACGGGCCAAGAACAGGTGAAAAAACAGCTTCAAATTGCAAAATCTCATTTATCATGA